Proteins co-encoded in one Musa acuminata AAA Group cultivar baxijiao unplaced genomic scaffold, Cavendish_Baxijiao_AAA HiC_scaffold_1077, whole genome shotgun sequence genomic window:
- the LOC135666243 gene encoding LRR receptor-like serine/threonine-protein kinase GSO1 has translation MDNMQPLCLVFLFLCSTLLLQWSQGCHPHDRSALLTFKAGITADPSGLLRSWDSATDCCSVWDGVACDAATGRVVNVCRPGLSSGPDFISDASIAGSLSPALGDLFSLRLLDLSNLKQLAGPVPPALGRLSRLEHLLLDSNQLTGCIPSAFANLTRLRKLSLGNNRLSGSLPPSMFTSPFLSVVSLSNNRLTGGIPASIGRVPAMEALDLHGNHLTGSIPMEIGLLRRLTVLDLSENKISGGIPSSIGKLKNLVVLYLNQNRITGSIPPSIAGMVSLQFCRMSENQLTGSIPDSIGGLPSIERLILENNKLTGQLPAAIGRLATLTDIFFSNNRFTGRIPSSFANLANLQTLDLSRNRLGGPIPAELSRLRNLQELDLSFNSLMHLGRPPSWLGQMNIFKLVLADTGISGPLSDWLSSASSISILDLSSNGLVGDLPPWIGNMTGLSLLNLSNNTLHSGIPEGFKNLTLLMDLDLHSNELYGRLRPVLAKGTQDPLGHYRTLDLSRNRFTGGLDEGVGELAAMDTVERLVVSHNPELGGGIPASMARLAALKEVGMAGNGLSGSIPEGVLDLARLTEFDVSDNRLSGRIPRHRAPLTAEGFRGNTGLCSAPLPPCKLW, from the coding sequence ATGGATAACATGCAGCCGCTGtgcctcgtcttcctcttcctctgctcCACCCTGTTGCTGCAGTGGTCGCAGGGATGTCACCCCCACGACCGTTCGGCCCTTCTCACCTTCAAGGCCGGCATCACCGCCGACCCCTCCGGCCTCCTCCGCTCCTGGGACTCGGCCACGGACTGTTGCTCCGTGTGGGACGGCGTGGCCTGCGACGCTGCCACTGGCCGCGTCGTCAACGTCTGCCGCCCTGGCCTCTCCTCCGGGCCCGACTTCATCTCCGACGCCTCCATTGCCGGGAGTCTCTCGCCTGCCCTCGGCGACCTCTTCTCCCTCCGGTTGCTCGATCTCAGCAACCTCAAGCAGCTCGCCGGCCCCGTTCCACCCGCCCTCGGCCGCCTCTCCCGCCTTGAACACCTCCTCCTCGACTCCAACCAACTCACCGGCTGCATCCCCTCCGCCTTCGCAAACCTCACCCGACTCCGGAAGCTCTCCCTCGGCAACAACCGCCTCTCCGGATCGCTTCCCCCTTCCATGTTCACCTCTCCATTTCTTTCCGTGGTCTCTCTTTCCAACAACAGGCTAACCGGCGGCATCCCGGCATCCATCGGGCGGGTACCTGCAATGGAGGCACTAGACCTCCATGGCAACCACCTCACCGGCTCCATCCCCATGGAGATCGGATTGCTGCGAAGGCTCACTGTTCTTGATCTTTCAGAGAACAAGATCTCCGGCGGCATCCCCAGCTCCATAGGCAAGCTAAAAAACCTGGTGGTTCTCTACTTGAACCAGAACCGCATCACGGGAAGCATTCCGCCTTCCATCGCCGGTATGGTCTCGCTGCAGTTCTGTAGGATGTCGGAGAACCAGCTCACCGGGAGCATCCCGGATTCGATCGGCGGCCTACCTAGCATCGAGAGACTGATACTGGAGAACAACAAGCTCACCGGTCAGCTGCCCGCCGCTATAGGACGCCTCGCCACGCTCAcggacatcttcttctccaacaacCGATTTACCGGCAGGATCCCTTCCAGCTTCGCCAACCTGGCCAATCTGCAGACGTTAGACCTGTCGCGGAACCGCCTCGGTGGTCCAATCCCCGCCGAGCTCTCCCGGCTGCGGAACCTCCAAGAGCTGGATCTCTCCTTCAACTCCCTGATGCACTTGGGCAGGCCGCCGAGCTGGCTCGGCCAGATGAACATATTCAAGCTTGTCCTGGCGGACACAGGGATCTCCGGTCCGCTGTCTGACTGGCTGTCGTCGGCGTCGTCCATCTCGATCCTCGACCTTTCCAGCAACGGACTGGTGGGGGATCTCCCGCCGTGGATCGGCAACATGACCGGGCTCTCGTTGCTCAACCTCTCCAACAACACTCTGCATTCGGGGATCCCGGAGGGGTTCAAGAACCTGACGCTGCTGATGGACCTGGACCTGCACTCCAACGAGCTGTACGGCCGGCTGCGGCCAGTGCTGGCGAAGGGGACGCAGGACCCCTTGGGGCACTACCGGACGCTGGATCTGTCACGCAACCGGTTCACCGGGGGGCTTGACGAGGGCGTGGGGGAGCTGGCCGCGATGGACACAGTAGAGAGGCTAGTGGTGTCGCACAACCCAGAGCTTGGCGGCGGGATACCGGCGTCCATGGCGAGGCTGGCGGCGCTGAAGGAGGTGGGGATGGCGGGGAACGGGCTCTCCGGGAGCATACCTGAGGGCGTGCTGGACCTCGCGCGACTGACCGAGTTCGATGTGTCAGATAACAGGCTCAGCGGTCGGATACCGCGCCATCGGGCTCCCTTGACGGCGGAGGGCTTCAGAGGAAACACGGGGCTCTGCAGCGCGCCTCTCCCGCCATGCAAGCTGTGGTAA